From a region of the Lactuca sativa cultivar Salinas chromosome 4, Lsat_Salinas_v11, whole genome shotgun sequence genome:
- the LOC111917444 gene encoding protein JINGUBANG yields MIIEHENTYHHKKLTQFGDKKKKTMHSDRSNFSTADDDYSNVNDESNRMSDEGSPMMMSPWNQTRPFQPSPSSTSSPENALIGSLVREEGHIYSLAATGGLLYTGSDSKNIHVWKDMKLFTTFKSNSGLVKAIIISGDKIFTGHQDGKVRVWKSNSKDQKTHKRIGTFPKFFDILKSSMKSKNYVEIKRNRTALWIKHCDAISCLSINEEEGLLYSGSWDRTFKVWKMSNSKCLESVKAHEDAVNSVVSTVDSLVFTGSAEGSVKVWKREGKGKNMKHMYVKTLLEQECAVNALAWSKPGSVVYCGSSDGVVNFWEKENQFSHGGVMKGHKLAVLCLAVVGNLVFSGSADKTICVWRREVAQHTCLSVLTGHTGPVKCVAVEREAESSAAYGKWVVYSGSLDKSVKVWSVSEQSPATTQNGKGSWD; encoded by the coding sequence ATGATTATTGAACACGAAAACACATATCATCATAAAAAACTAACACAATttggagataaaaaaaaaaaaacaatgcatTCTGATCGATCAAACTTCTCCACCGCCGACGATGACTACTCCAACGTCAACGACGAATCCAACCGTATGAGCGATGAGGGTTCTCCGATGATGATGTCACCATGGAATCAGACCCGTCCTTTTCAACCATCTCCTTCGTCCACTTCAAGTCCCGAAAATGCCCTCATCGGCTCTCTGGTCCGGGAGGAAGGCCACATTTACTCCCTTGCCGCCACCGGCGGCCTCCTTTACACCGGATCCGACAGCAAGAATATCCATGTTTGGAAGGACATGAAGTTGTTCACCACATTCAAATCCAACAGTGGTCTGGTGAAGGCTATCATAATCTCCGGCGACAAGATTTTCACCGGACATCAAGACGGAAAGGTTCGAGTTTGGAAATCCAACAGCAAAGACCAAAAAACTCATAAACGCATTGGAACTTTTCCGAAATTCTTCGACATTCTGAAGAGCTCGATGAAGTCCAAGAATTACGTCGAGATAAAACGCAATCGTACGGCGCTCTGGATCAAACACTGCGACGCCATTTCCTGCCTCAGCATCAACGAAGAAGAAGGCTTGCTTTATTCAGGTTCATGGGACAGAACTTTTAAGGTATGGAAAATGTCGAATTCAAAATGTCTAGAGTCTGTGAAGGCGCACGAAGACGCTGTGAACTCCGTCGTTTCCACCGTCGACAGCCTGGTGTTCACCGGATCGGCGGAGGGGTCGGTGAAGGTGTGGAAGCGAGAAGGGAAGGGGAAGAACATGAAGCATATGTACGTGAAGACGCTATTGGAACAAGAATGCGCGGTGAACGCGTTGGCTTGGTCAAAACCGGGTTCCGTCGTCTACTGCGGGTCGTCGGACGGGGTGGTGAACTTCTGGGAGAAAGAAAACCAGTTTTCACACGGCGGCGTTATGAAGGGGCATAAATTAGCGGTTCTTTGCCTTGCGGTTGTCGGGAACTTGGTGTTTAGTGGATCAGCTGATAAAACGATATGCGTGTGGCGGAGGGAAGTGGCGCAACACACATGTTTGTCGGTTCTGACGGGGCACACCGGACCGGTGAAATGTGTGGCGGTGGAAAGGGAGGCGGAGTCGAGCGCCGCCTATGGGAAATGGGTGGTGTATAGTGGTAGTTTGGATAAATCGGTGAAAGTATGGAGCGTGTCGGAGCAATCGCCGGCGACGACGCAGAATGGGAAAGGTTCCTGGGATTAG